Genomic window (Pseudomonas sp. MM211):
ACTGCACCTTCGCCATCACCGGTGCCGCCTGCGCCGCACGTCTCGACGGCCAGCGTCTGCCGCCCAACTGGGTGGCGCACGGGCGCAAGGGGCAGGTGCTGAAGCTGACGTATCCGAGTTCCGGCAGCCGTGCCTACCTGTGCCTGGCTGGCGGTGTCGACGTGCCGCAGGTGCTGGGCTCGCGCAGCACTCAGTTGCGCGGCGCCTTCGGTGGTTGGCAGGGGCGTGCGCTGGAGCGTGGCGACATCATTCCGGCGGCCCATGCCGGGTTCGACCGGCCAGCCGACTTCGGCGTCGTATCGGCGCTCGCGGCCTTGCCCTTGAGCGTGGAGGGCCGTGCCGCGATCCGCGTATTGCCTGCTGCAGAGTTCGAGTGTTTCAGCGCTCGGTCGAGAGATGAGTTCTTCGCCGCCGAATGGAAGATCACCCCACAGAGCAATCGCTACGGCTATCGCCTGGAAGGTACGCCCCTGCTGCCGGAGCGGCCGCTGGAGATACGCTCCCACGGCATCGTGCCGGGGGTGATTCAGGTTCCCCATGGCGGCCAGCCGATCGTGCAGATGCGCGATGCGCAGCCCAGCGGCGGCTACCCGAAATTCGCCACGGTGATCGACGCGGATATCTGGCGACTGGGCCAGGCCGCTATCGGCAGCAAGGTGCGTTTCGTCGCCTGCAGCTATGAGGAGGCGCTGGATGCGCTGGAGAGCAATCGGGCATTCATCGAACGCACCCGCCAGCAACTGGCGCGGCGCACGTGAGGACATCGCTGATGAAGATTGAAGAGATCCGCCAACTGGCCGGCTGGCTCGGCGAAGCCGGGTTGAGCGTCATCGAGTTGAAGCGCGGCGACGAGAGCGTACTGCTGCGGCGTAGCGTGCGAAGCGACGCGGGCGCTTCGCTGCCAACCCGCAGCACACCTGCGTATGGCGTGGAGCGTCTGGCGGCGGTAGTGAAAGCCAGCGGCCCAGGCGTGTTCTTCGCCACCCATCCGGATGAAGCCGCGCCTTTTGTGCGCAGCGGCGATGAGATCGATAGTGGTCAACTGGTCGGCATGCTGCAGGTCGGGGCGCTGTTCCTGCCGGTACGCTCCGAGTTCGCCGGACGGGTTCGCGAGGTGCAGGTAGCGGACGGCCAGGTCGTGGGTTTCGGCCAGACCCTGTTCGAGTTGGAGGAGCTGGCATCGTGAAGATCGATTTGAACGCCGACCTGGGCGAGGGCTTCGGCCCCTGGAAAATGGGTGAGGACGAAGCCCTGATGGCGCTGATTTCCTCGGCCAACGTAGCCTGCGGTTTTCATGCCGGCGACCCGCTGATCATGGATGCCACGGTGCGCAACGCCAAGGCGCAAGGCATCGATCTCGGCGCTCATGTCGGCTTCCCTGATCTGCAGGGGTTCGGCCGGCGGCGGATGAACGTCGAGATCCGCGAGTTGTGCTGCATGGTGGTCTACCAGCTCGGTGCGCTCGCCGGCATCGCCGCGGCGGCCGGGTACCGCGTCAGCCACATGAGCTTGCATGGTGCCCTGGGCAATATGGCCGCGGCGGACGCGGATCTGGCGACGCCGCTGATCCGGGCGGTGGCGAGTTTCGATCCGAACATCATCATCAGCTCATCGACCAGCCAGGCCATCGAGCGCGCAGCGGAGCAATGCGGGCTGCGCGTGGCCACCACTTTTCTCGCTGACCGTGCCTATGACGACGATTGCCTGCTGGTGCCTCGTGGTACGCCCGGCGCGGTAGTCAGCGATCACGGGCAAGTGATGGCCCGCATCAGCCAATTGCTCGAAGACGGCACGGTGACCACCATCACCGGCAAGCGTGTGGCGGTGAATGCACGTTCCATTCTGCTGCACGGCGATACACCGGGTGCGGTCAGCTTCGCACGCAGCATCCGCGACAGCATCGAGCGCCAGGGCGGGGTGATCACCCCGATTACACAACTGTTGGGCGGGTCATAAGCGCAGCTTATTGCCACACAATCATTGCGTCTTGGTCGCCCCGAACGGCAGTGGTTACAGTCCAGTGAAAGGCCATCGCCCCTCATGGTTGGCGGTGGCAGATGAATCAGAGGAACCCGCAATGCCATTTTCCGATTACCAAACCGCGCTGGTCACCGGCGCTTCCTCCGGGATCGGCGCTGCCGTCGTCGAGCGTCTGTGTGCCGAGGGGCTGCAGGTTCATGCCCTGGCCCGTAGCGCCGACAAGCTGGCCGAGCTGGCGCAGCGCACCGGCTGCATCGCCCACGCCATCGACGTCACCGATCTGGCCGGGCTGACCGAGCTGTTCCGTACCCATGTCTTCGACGTGGTGGTCAACAATGCCGGGGTCGACCGCCCTGGCTCGCTGCTCAAGGCCGACGCCGAAGGCATCGACCTGCTGGTCGACGTCAACCTGCGTGCGGTATTGCAGATCGCCCGCCTGGCGTTGCCGGGCATGGTCGAGCGCGACCGTGGCCACATCGTCAACATCAGCTCAATCGCCGCCGCCTACAACTTCGGTGGCAATGCCACCTACCACGCGACCAAGGCTGCAGTGAGCATGCTCTCCAAGCAGTTGCGGGTGGATGCTTTCGGCAAGCGCGTGCGGGTCACCGAGATCTGTCCGGGGCGCGTCGCCACTGACATCTTCGCCCATGTGCACGGCGACTCCGAAGAGGTGCGCAAACGCTTCCTGGAGGGCTTTGAACTGCCCGAGGCGAAGGACATCGCCGATGCCATCGCCTTCGCCATCGCCGCCCCCGTAGCCGTGAACATCGGCCATATGGAAATCACCCCGACCTTGCAAGTACCCGGCGGGCTTTCCACCGCACGCCCAGGGGAAATCTGAAGGCGCAGTTTCGTCAGGCTCCATTCCCAGAGCGGCCCAAGCCGCCTGCTTCATCCGCGCCAGCGCAGACTGGCGCCTTGCTCCTGCCCCAAGCTGAAGTCACTGGAACCTGACCATGACGACTGATTTCGATCTTTCCGCGATCCTGCAAGGCGAGTACGCCGAGCTGATCCTGAAGGGCATCGGCATGACGCTGCAACTGGCGTTCTTCGCCTGGTGCCTGGCCATGGTGCTGGCCCTGGTGCTGGTGTCGGTTCGCCTCACCGGCAATCGCTACGCCGAAGGTGCGGTGGCGGCTTATGTGTCCTATCACCGCAACGTGCCGACCCTGGTGCAACTGATGCTGTGGTACTTCGGCATCCCAACTCTGCTGTCGGAATCCACGCAGATCTGGCTGGCCAACTACAGCACCGAATTTCTCTTCTCGCTGATCGCTCTGGGCCTGTGTCAGGCCGCCTATTTCAGCGAAGACATCCGTGGCGGTCTGCGCGCCATTCCCACGGGGCAGACCGAGGCCGCAAGGGCTATGGGCCTGGGCTACATCCGCTCGATGCGCTATGTGATCCTGCCGCAAGGCATCCGCAACAGCCTGCCGTCGCTGATCAACCACACGGTGCTGCTGTTCAAGAACACCAGCCTGGTGATGGCCATCGGCGTCGTGGAGCTGACCTACGCCACGCGTGAAGTGGAGAACTACACCTTTCGTACTTTCGAGGCCTACCTGGTCGCCACCGTGGTGTATCTGGGGTTCTCCCTGGCCCTGATGGGCCTGGGCGCCTTGCTGGCTCGCCACTTCAACAAAGCGATGGCGAGGTAAGCGGCGATGTTCGATATCTACACGATCCTGCGGGACAACTGGACGCTGTTCCTGGTTGGCCAGTACCCCCACGGCGCCCTGGGTGGCCTCGCCACCACGCTAACTCTCGCTGCGCTGGCATTGATCCTGGCCTTTCCGTTGGGTGTTCTGATGGCCTTGGCGCGGGTGTCTCCGTGGCGCTGGCTGCGCTACCCGGCCACGGTGTGGGTTTACGTGATGCGCGGCATCCCGCTGCTGATGGTGATCTTCTGGACCTATTTTCTGGTACCGCTGATCATCGGCCACAACATCACTGGCTTCACCACCATGCTCTGCACCCTGGTGCTTTATCAGAGCGCCTACCTGTGCGAGATCGTGCGCGGTGGCATCCAGGCCTTGCCGCCGGGGCAGTACGAAGCTTCTCGGGCGCTGGGTCTGGGCTACATGCGCACCACGGCGTGGGTGATTCTGCCGCAGGCGCTGTACAACTCACTGCCGAGCCTGATCAGCCAGTTCATCTCGATCATCAAGGAGACCTCGCTGGGCTACGTGATCAACGTCCAGGAGGTCACCTTCGCCGCCAACCAGGTCAACAACCAACTGCTGACCAAGCCGTTCCAGGTGTTCTTCATCCTGGCTGTTACCTACTACGTACTCTGCTACGGCCTGACCCGGCTGGCCGACGCGGTCGAGCGCCGTATCGCCCGCAAACGCCTGGGCAGCACCGAGCCGGTGGCGAGCAAACGCCCCGTTCTGACTACCGACAATTGAGGGCGCGCCCATGCATCCGATGATCATGTTTTCCCAGGTCAACAAGTGGTACGGCGAGTACCAGGCACTGACCAACATCAGTGCCGACGTGAAACGCGGTGAGGTGGTGGTGCTGTGCGGGCCCTCGGGTTCCGGCAAGTCGACTCTGATTCGCACGGTCAATCGCCTGGAGAGCATCCAGCAAGGCCAGATCCTGTTCGACGGTCACGACGTCAATGGCACCGACGCCAACGTCAATCGCCTGCGCAGCCGGGTGGGTTTCGTGTTCCAGAGCTTCAACCTGTTCCCGCACCTGTCTGTGCTGGACAACATCATTCTCACCCCGACCAAGGTGCGTGGTCTCAAGGCCTCCGAAGCCAAGGCGCGGGCCATGCAGCTGCTCGATCGCGTTGGCCTCTCGCACAAGGCCGGTGCTTACCCGGCGCAGCTTTCCGGCGGTCAGCAGCAGCGTGTAGCGATCGCCCGGGCGCTGGCAATGGAGCCGCCGGTGATGCTGTTCGACGAACCCACCAGTGCGCTCGACCCGGAAATGGTCGGTGAGGTGCTCAGCGTCATGAAGGGCCTGGCGAAAGAGGGCATGACCATGATGTGCGTGACCCACGAGATGAACTTCGCCCGGGAGGTGGCCGACACCATCTGGTTCATGGATGCCGGCCAGATCCTGGAGAAGTCCAAGCCCGAGGCGTTCTTCCAGCAGCCTGAACACCCGCGTGCTCAGCGCTTCATTTCCGACCTGCGCAGCCACTGAGGCCGCAGGCCACCACTGATCCATTCACGAGTCCAGGAGTTATCCCATGAGCTTGAAGCGTTTGTTGGCTGTATGTGCGCTGTCCCCGCTGGCGGTTTCGCTGGCCCAGGCTGATCAACTGAGTGATGTGATAAGCAAGAAGAGCCTGAGCTGCGGCGTCTATGCCGACGTGCCGCCGTTCTCCGCTCCGGATCCGAAAACCCGCGAACTGGTGGGCATGGACGTTGACCTGTGCAAGGCACTGGCCAAGCATCTGGGCGTGGAGCTGGAGCTCAAGCCGCTGTCCGTCGAGGCACGCATTCCTGAAGTGAAGATGGGCCGCGTTGATGTGATCTTCGCCAACCTGGCCTACACCAAGAGCCGCGCCGACCAGATCCAGTTCAGCGATCCGTACTACATCGCCAAGGAAACCCTGGTGGTGCGTGCCGCCAATGGCGACAAACCCAAGGAATTTTTCAAGGGTAAGCGCATCAGCTCGACCAAGGGCTCCACCTCCGAGCAATCCATCCGACTGGCCGATGCCACGCCCGTGACGTTCCAGGATACCGGCTCGGCCTACATGGCCCTGCAGCAGAACAAGGTAGTCGGCCTGGTGACCAACACCATGACCGCCATCAAGCTGGTCGGGCAAGCCAAGCAGAGCGGCATCGAGCTGGCCATCGCCAAGGAACCCATGGCCCTTGAACCCGTCGGCGCCGGTATGCGTAAAGGCGAACCGGCTTTCCTCGCCAAGGTCAACGAGACGCTCTACACGATGGAAGCTGCAGGTGAAATCGACGCCATCTGGGAGCGTTGGATCGGCCCCAACACCGAGTACAAGATGGTGCGTGAAGACAAGGTGCAGAGCCTGAGCGAACTCAAGTTCGAGCCGCTGCCTTGATGGCGTACACCCAGGGTTCATGACTATCTGCGACGGCCCGAAAGGGCCGTCGTTCTTTCCGCGGTGCCGCGCGGGATATTCGCCGCGGCTGAGTCGGTTGCCGCGCTGCAGTCCGCTCTAGCTTTGTTGATGGCTGCCCTGCTGAGAGCAGGGAGACTGCATGCCATTCTCGTGCTTTTACGAGGTACGTCAGGTGCCGAGTCGTGCCAGAGGCTATGCTTGCATAGCTGGCACTTTTACCCTGATGAACAGTATCCCAGGCAGAACACGTGAAGCATTCATTACTCACCGCGGCGCTGTTCTGTCTGTTGCTCGGTAACCCTGTCTGGGCCGAGCCCTATCAGGTCGTCACCGAAGAATGGGCACCCTACAACTATCAGGAAAACGACCAGCTTACCGGCATGGCCACGGATATCGTTCGCGCCATCATGGCGCTGAATGGCGATGATTTCGAGGTGGTGGTGGTGCCCAGCATGCGTGCCTCACACACACTGCAAAGCCGGCCCAGAACCATCATGTTTTCCATGTTCCGCACGGTGGAGCGCGAGGCTTTGTACAAGTGGGTCGGGCCGATCGTGGAAGAGTCGATCCACCCCTACCAGTTGGCGAATGCAGTGCGCCCCGTGACGTCCCTGGAGCAACTGCTGCGTGCTCCGAAGGTCACTACGCGGCATGCTGGCCTGGTGCCGAGCATGCTGCAGTCGCTGGGCTTCAGGAACCTCGACGCACGGGCAACCGAAAGTCAGCAGCTTTATCGCATGTTGTTGGCTGGGCGCACCGATATCATCATTGGCGACACTGACTCCGGGGTGGCGTATTACAGCCGCCAGTTGAACATCGCTCCCGGCACCCTACGGCGAATTCCTATCGAGCTCTATCGCTCATCGCTGTATATCGCTTTCAGTCGTGACAGTGATGATGAGCTTGTTGCAGCCTGGGCCCGTGCGCTGGAGCAGTTGCGCAGTTCGGGTGAACTGGAACGTATTCGGCAGCGCTACGAGCGGCCCTCCGAATAGAGGTGTTCAGCAACCTTGAGTGCAGTTCGTCTACCAGGCCCCATCCGTTCAAGAACCGCCGTGCCAGGCCTGGCGCAAGCGTTTGCGGCTGGCTGCCGATGCCTCAACCCGCAAATGTTCATGTATGCGTGGCGCCGTGGGGGTAGCCCAGTTCGATCAGCTAAACGGTTCGATCTTAAGAACGAATGAGTGCCTGCCTGGCCACGCAAACCAAAGCGCTTGCTACTGATACACACTCTTGCGGGTGACACGGGGCGTTTTCTTAAACGGTCGGACTCAAGTGCACCTCCCAGGAGGTGCACGTGTAAAGCGGCTGATATCAGATAGCAGTGGTCAGGTATCCACCATCGACGGGCAGCACCACGCCGTTCACGAATGACGCCGCATCAGAAGCCAGGAAGGCGATTACCTTAGCGACCTCTTCGGCACTGCCAAATCGCTTCATGGGTGTGCGCGACAGCAGGCGGTCAATCCTCGGCTGGTCATCGATTTTCGCCAGCAGCGGCGTGGTGATCCACCCCGGCGCCACCGCATTAACGCGAATGTTATCCGGTGCATAGGCCTCGGCGAGGGACTTGGTGATCTGCACGATCGCCCCCTTGGCCGCCGAGTAGGCCACCAGCTTGCCGCCACCGAAGTAGGAAAACATCGACGCGATATTGATGATCGAGCCACCGTGCTGGGCGAGCAGCGGGTACGCCAGGTTGATGAGCCGGTACACGGCGTTGAGCTGCACCGACAACACCTGGTTGAAGGCCTCCCATTCCATCTCCTTTTCCCCCAGTGTGCCGCCCGCGGCGGGCACCAGAATGTCGAGGCGATCGAGGCTCTGGATAACGGCCTTGAGGGCTTCGTCATCGGTTACGTTTACTTCGCGAAGATCGAGCGTCACCCCATCGGCGACGACGGTCGCCTCGGCGCCGAGCCCGATCGCCACTACACGGGCGCCGTGCCGAGCCAGGTATTCGGCGGTCGCCAGACCGATTCCCGAAGTCCCGCCGCTGACCAGCGCGACCTTTCCTGCAAACAGATTGCTGATAAACATAGTCATCGATGCCTCATGGGTCAGTAAAACAGTTCATCACCGTTGATTGATGCTGGGCGTTCACAGGCCCAGCGCGCCGCCTGCGTCGAACGTCAGGCCCAGGCCGATCACGAAACCGTTGTTGCTCAGTTGCGGTGCGCCGGGGTTGTAGAAGTTGTCCGGGTTGATCAGGTACTGGATGCTGGGCTCGATGGCCAGGTGGCGGGTCAGAGCAAAATGGCCGTTGGCCTCCAGCGCATAAACGTTGCGCTCGCCCATTTCGGGGTCACCACCGGCGGCAGTACGCAGGCGCTGCTGGAACTGCAGTTGGTGGGAATTGACCTGCACGTAGCTGGCTTTGAAGTTGAGCTTGTCCTGCGGGCGATCAAAGGGGGCGAGGTAGGTCACACCGGCTTCGGCGAAATGGCTGAAGGCTTGTTTTTCATCGGCGGCCGCTGACAGCGAGCCGAATGCTTGCAAACCCTGCAGCCCATCACGCCACAGCGTCTGGCGGAATTTGAAGAAGCCGCCTGCAGTGCCGTGCTCGCTCTCCCCTGTCAGCGGGTCGACCTGTTTGGACGAGTTGAAGTAGGCATTGAGCTCATACTGAGTGTTGTCATCGCCAGGTTTGCTGCCAATGCCCAATAGGAAAGTTGTACCGCTTGCATCGTCGGTGCTGAAATCCAGGCCCTTGCGTTTTTTCAGGTAATCCACCGGGTTGGATTCGAACGCACCGCCGTGCACGTAGAGGCTCGGGTTGACCTGATACTTCAGGTAGCCGCCCCAGGCACCGAAGGGCGGCGGCAGCATGCCGCTCGAAGCCTCCAGGATCGGGTCATTGCAAGTGACGCCCGTTTCGCAGTTGTAGATGTAGAAATACCGCCGGCCATTGGTACGCCCAATGTGCATGTCGAGCTGGCCATCGAACCATTTCTGTTCGTAGGTCAGCAGGCTCAACTGGGTGCTGGTAATGTCGTTGTGCAGCGGCGCTCCGGCGAAATAGGTACCGGCGGCACCCTGCCATTCGCCTGCCGTTGGTTGGCCGGTACCTTTATCGAGGATGAACACGGTTTGTTCGAAATGCACCGCCGCACCATCCAGGCCACTGAGTGTGCCCAGGTCGATGTCTGCGCCGACATACAGATTGCCGCTGTTGCCGAAGCTGTGGGGGCGAGGGCCGGTGTCGAGGTTTTTCATCGAAATGTTGGTGATCAGCACATGAGACTGGATGCCGTAATCGGCCAACTGATTGCCCAGTTCGGCCAGCGGCCCTTCACGATCCTGTGCCCAGGCCTGGGGGTAGGTGAACGCGACGAGTGAACACACACAAAAACGGATGAGAGGACTCATGATTTGGGGCTCATTTTTATTGTTGTTGTGGCGAGCGAGTGTGTTGGCGTGGTGCAGGTCACCACGCCTTGTACAGGCTCCGGTCGGTTGAATGGCTACAGCGAATTTACCTGGGCCGCTGAAAGCGCCTGTGCGCGGCGTTGCAGTACCGTCGGTGCGGTTTCCTTAAGCAATAGTGACAAGCCCGCTGACAGCAAGGCGCCACCGCAGGAGATCCACATCACGATGGACAGCCCGAACTGGTCAGCAGCAAACCCAGCGACGGTAGGCGCCACGAATCCGCCCACCAGTTCTCCCACGCCCATGATCATG
Coding sequences:
- a CDS encoding biotin-dependent carboxyltransferase family protein — its product is MIEIISATALATVQDLGRHGSLGYGVGTSGAMDALSLQLGNLLLGNDPGAAGIEIPLFPFEVRFTEDCTFAITGAACAARLDGQRLPPNWVAHGRKGQVLKLTYPSSGSRAYLCLAGGVDVPQVLGSRSTQLRGAFGGWQGRALERGDIIPAAHAGFDRPADFGVVSALAALPLSVEGRAAIRVLPAAEFECFSARSRDEFFAAEWKITPQSNRYGYRLEGTPLLPERPLEIRSHGIVPGVIQVPHGGQPIVQMRDAQPSGGYPKFATVIDADIWRLGQAAIGSKVRFVACSYEEALDALESNRAFIERTRQQLARRT
- a CDS encoding acetyl-CoA carboxylase biotin carboxyl carrier protein, whose product is MKIEEIRQLAGWLGEAGLSVIELKRGDESVLLRRSVRSDAGASLPTRSTPAYGVERLAAVVKASGPGVFFATHPDEAAPFVRSGDEIDSGQLVGMLQVGALFLPVRSEFAGRVREVQVADGQVVGFGQTLFELEELAS
- a CDS encoding LamB/YcsF family protein produces the protein MKIDLNADLGEGFGPWKMGEDEALMALISSANVACGFHAGDPLIMDATVRNAKAQGIDLGAHVGFPDLQGFGRRRMNVEIRELCCMVVYQLGALAGIAAAAGYRVSHMSLHGALGNMAAADADLATPLIRAVASFDPNIIISSSTSQAIERAAEQCGLRVATTFLADRAYDDDCLLVPRGTPGAVVSDHGQVMARISQLLEDGTVTTITGKRVAVNARSILLHGDTPGAVSFARSIRDSIERQGGVITPITQLLGGS
- a CDS encoding SDR family oxidoreductase, which encodes MPFSDYQTALVTGASSGIGAAVVERLCAEGLQVHALARSADKLAELAQRTGCIAHAIDVTDLAGLTELFRTHVFDVVVNNAGVDRPGSLLKADAEGIDLLVDVNLRAVLQIARLALPGMVERDRGHIVNISSIAAAYNFGGNATYHATKAAVSMLSKQLRVDAFGKRVRVTEICPGRVATDIFAHVHGDSEEVRKRFLEGFELPEAKDIADAIAFAIAAPVAVNIGHMEITPTLQVPGGLSTARPGEI
- a CDS encoding amino acid ABC transporter permease, with protein sequence MTTDFDLSAILQGEYAELILKGIGMTLQLAFFAWCLAMVLALVLVSVRLTGNRYAEGAVAAYVSYHRNVPTLVQLMLWYFGIPTLLSESTQIWLANYSTEFLFSLIALGLCQAAYFSEDIRGGLRAIPTGQTEAARAMGLGYIRSMRYVILPQGIRNSLPSLINHTVLLFKNTSLVMAIGVVELTYATREVENYTFRTFEAYLVATVVYLGFSLALMGLGALLARHFNKAMAR
- a CDS encoding amino acid ABC transporter permease — encoded protein: MFDIYTILRDNWTLFLVGQYPHGALGGLATTLTLAALALILAFPLGVLMALARVSPWRWLRYPATVWVYVMRGIPLLMVIFWTYFLVPLIIGHNITGFTTMLCTLVLYQSAYLCEIVRGGIQALPPGQYEASRALGLGYMRTTAWVILPQALYNSLPSLISQFISIIKETSLGYVINVQEVTFAANQVNNQLLTKPFQVFFILAVTYYVLCYGLTRLADAVERRIARKRLGSTEPVASKRPVLTTDN
- a CDS encoding amino acid ABC transporter ATP-binding protein yields the protein MIMFSQVNKWYGEYQALTNISADVKRGEVVVLCGPSGSGKSTLIRTVNRLESIQQGQILFDGHDVNGTDANVNRLRSRVGFVFQSFNLFPHLSVLDNIILTPTKVRGLKASEAKARAMQLLDRVGLSHKAGAYPAQLSGGQQQRVAIARALAMEPPVMLFDEPTSALDPEMVGEVLSVMKGLAKEGMTMMCVTHEMNFAREVADTIWFMDAGQILEKSKPEAFFQQPEHPRAQRFISDLRSH
- a CDS encoding ABC transporter substrate-binding protein, giving the protein MSLKRLLAVCALSPLAVSLAQADQLSDVISKKSLSCGVYADVPPFSAPDPKTRELVGMDVDLCKALAKHLGVELELKPLSVEARIPEVKMGRVDVIFANLAYTKSRADQIQFSDPYYIAKETLVVRAANGDKPKEFFKGKRISSTKGSTSEQSIRLADATPVTFQDTGSAYMALQQNKVVGLVTNTMTAIKLVGQAKQSGIELAIAKEPMALEPVGAGMRKGEPAFLAKVNETLYTMEAAGEIDAIWERWIGPNTEYKMVREDKVQSLSELKFEPLP
- a CDS encoding substrate-binding periplasmic protein; translation: MKHSLLTAALFCLLLGNPVWAEPYQVVTEEWAPYNYQENDQLTGMATDIVRAIMALNGDDFEVVVVPSMRASHTLQSRPRTIMFSMFRTVEREALYKWVGPIVEESIHPYQLANAVRPVTSLEQLLRAPKVTTRHAGLVPSMLQSLGFRNLDARATESQQLYRMLLAGRTDIIIGDTDSGVAYYSRQLNIAPGTLRRIPIELYRSSLYIAFSRDSDDELVAAWARALEQLRSSGELERIRQRYERPSE
- a CDS encoding SDR family NAD(P)-dependent oxidoreductase, with amino-acid sequence MTMFISNLFAGKVALVSGGTSGIGLATAEYLARHGARVVAIGLGAEATVVADGVTLDLREVNVTDDEALKAVIQSLDRLDILVPAAGGTLGEKEMEWEAFNQVLSVQLNAVYRLINLAYPLLAQHGGSIINIASMFSYFGGGKLVAYSAAKGAIVQITKSLAEAYAPDNIRVNAVAPGWITTPLLAKIDDQPRIDRLLSRTPMKRFGSAEEVAKVIAFLASDAASFVNGVVLPVDGGYLTTAI
- a CDS encoding carbohydrate porin, translated to MSPLIRFCVCSLVAFTYPQAWAQDREGPLAELGNQLADYGIQSHVLITNISMKNLDTGPRPHSFGNSGNLYVGADIDLGTLSGLDGAAVHFEQTVFILDKGTGQPTAGEWQGAAGTYFAGAPLHNDITSTQLSLLTYEQKWFDGQLDMHIGRTNGRRYFYIYNCETGVTCNDPILEASSGMLPPPFGAWGGYLKYQVNPSLYVHGGAFESNPVDYLKKRKGLDFSTDDASGTTFLLGIGSKPGDDNTQYELNAYFNSSKQVDPLTGESEHGTAGGFFKFRQTLWRDGLQGLQAFGSLSAAADEKQAFSHFAEAGVTYLAPFDRPQDKLNFKASYVQVNSHQLQFQQRLRTAAGGDPEMGERNVYALEANGHFALTRHLAIEPSIQYLINPDNFYNPGAPQLSNNGFVIGLGLTFDAGGALGL